The following proteins are encoded in a genomic region of Flammeovirga pectinis:
- a CDS encoding WG repeat-containing protein, whose protein sequence is MNPIYIKKIIIALIVFSYTTISNAQNLKAIQAEDSGLYGFKKDTDIDWKISPQFENAFNFSNVGIAVVKTREGYSLINTKGKRLTDDYYDRFGWADDADTTRSPLFYGNLVGVKKNDVWGVINTKGKVIISPQFKFLNYYSDGISIVENKKGRLGAVDTNGKEIIPITFQSLRFLAGGLPLLVAKNNGVQGVINLKGEWVLPLDFITVKWAGNKLLAAMTQKGEWLFVYHNGEHYSEEFYSNWKWYHKQKKLLLNRNGRLGLLDENANVVFETKCKSISFNDSSIIAEKFPKIELGDINKKLLSTWYCDSLSFAGDSLIRYYTSGKVGIATSTGKNKFYNFYSEVSDFIDGQAIVNKNNKFGVCDINGVLIVPVKYNSIKRMPTGHYWTLDKESYPDVYNKQGENLTMHKYDMIGEFSQGKYLVRRARLYGYLNADLSEWIEPQFKDAESFVGPYAVVRTSDYYGVIDLEKKWEITPIIDRLKTISQGLFYFEDNQQWGTLDINGIEWFRTDSATVESFTDGFVVMKRRGNYGLLTNKGELTLHTRYDSLDLSHLKNDRVDMYLDSTWLYKSVFDEDGEPLRNAYTQYSTIEQPTEGFAAVKVGERYGFMDYLGRMRLSCRYQAVKPFSEGLSAFELNNRWGYINKEDQIVLQPKYQELMPLKEDMAKAKLRGKWGVINHSGKNIIPFNYENVERSPYNNWYVWEKGGEMGIYTPGGIKGIYGKYDNITDLGNDYVIVNEQDKLGIDRIDGFLIWPQRYNSIKLLSNKEWFSLKYKGKEIYRKLL, encoded by the coding sequence ATGAATCCTATATACATCAAAAAAATTATTATAGCATTAATTGTATTTAGTTATACTACAATTAGTAATGCTCAAAATTTAAAAGCAATTCAAGCTGAAGATTCAGGTTTGTATGGTTTTAAAAAAGATACTGATATTGATTGGAAAATAAGTCCTCAATTCGAGAATGCATTTAATTTTTCAAACGTTGGTATAGCAGTTGTAAAAACTAGAGAAGGATACTCACTTATCAATACTAAAGGAAAAAGGTTGACAGATGACTATTATGATAGATTTGGTTGGGCTGATGATGCGGATACAACAAGGTCTCCTCTTTTTTATGGAAATTTAGTTGGTGTAAAAAAGAATGACGTTTGGGGAGTTATTAATACTAAAGGAAAAGTTATTATATCACCTCAATTTAAGTTTCTTAATTATTATTCTGACGGAATTTCTATTGTTGAAAATAAAAAAGGAAGATTAGGTGCCGTAGATACAAATGGTAAAGAAATTATTCCAATAACGTTTCAAAGTTTACGGTTTCTAGCTGGAGGTTTACCGTTGTTAGTAGCAAAAAACAATGGAGTTCAAGGAGTTATTAATTTAAAAGGAGAATGGGTTTTACCTCTTGATTTTATAACAGTTAAATGGGCTGGTAATAAATTACTAGCAGCTATGACTCAGAAAGGGGAATGGCTTTTTGTATACCACAATGGAGAACATTATTCGGAAGAATTTTATTCAAATTGGAAATGGTACCATAAACAAAAGAAGTTACTATTAAATAGAAATGGTCGGTTAGGGTTACTAGATGAAAATGCAAATGTTGTTTTTGAAACAAAATGTAAATCAATTTCTTTTAATGATTCATCTATTATAGCAGAAAAATTTCCAAAGATAGAATTAGGTGATATTAATAAAAAATTACTTTCAACATGGTATTGTGATAGTTTATCTTTTGCAGGAGATAGCTTAATTAGATATTATACATCAGGTAAGGTAGGTATAGCTACTTCAACAGGTAAAAACAAATTTTATAATTTTTATTCTGAAGTAAGTGATTTTATTGACGGGCAGGCTATCGTAAACAAAAATAATAAATTTGGTGTTTGTGATATAAATGGAGTATTAATAGTACCCGTTAAATATAATAGCATAAAGCGAATGCCTACAGGTCATTATTGGACCTTAGATAAAGAAAGCTATCCAGATGTTTATAATAAACAAGGGGAGAATTTAACAATGCATAAATACGATATGATCGGAGAATTTTCTCAAGGAAAGTATTTAGTGCGTAGAGCTAGGTTGTATGGATATTTAAATGCAGACCTATCAGAATGGATCGAACCTCAATTTAAAGATGCTGAATCTTTTGTTGGCCCTTATGCAGTAGTACGTACTTCAGATTATTATGGTGTTATTGATTTGGAAAAAAAATGGGAAATTACACCAATTATTGACCGTTTGAAGACAATATCACAAGGACTATTCTATTTCGAAGATAATCAACAATGGGGTACATTAGATATTAATGGTATCGAATGGTTTAGAACAGACTCAGCTACAGTAGAATCGTTTACTGATGGATTTGTAGTTATGAAAAGAAGAGGGAATTATGGACTCCTTACTAATAAAGGAGAGTTAACACTTCATACAAGATATGATTCTTTAGATTTATCCCATCTAAAAAATGATAGAGTAGATATGTATTTAGATAGTACATGGCTGTATAAATCTGTATTTGATGAAGATGGTGAACCATTAAGAAATGCATATACTCAGTATTCTACTATAGAACAACCAACCGAAGGGTTCGCTGCTGTAAAAGTAGGAGAAAGGTACGGTTTTATGGATTATCTTGGACGAATGAGACTCTCTTGTAGGTATCAAGCTGTAAAGCCATTTTCTGAAGGACTATCTGCTTTTGAATTAAATAATAGGTGGGGGTACATTAATAAAGAAGATCAAATAGTACTTCAACCAAAATATCAAGAATTGATGCCATTAAAAGAAGATATGGCTAAGGCAAAGTTACGAGGTAAGTGGGGTGTTATTAATCATTCAGGTAAGAATATTATTCCTTTTAATTATGAAAATGTAGAACGCTCTCCTTATAATAATTGGTATGTTTGGGAAAAAGGAGGAGAAATGGGGATTTATACACCAGGTGGAATTAAAGGTATATATGGTAAATACGATAATATAACTGATCTAGGAAATGATTACGTTATAGTAAATGAACAAGATAAATTAGGTATTGATAGAATTGATGGTTTTCTGATTTGGCCACAGAGGTACAATAGCATAAAACTATTATCAAACAAAGAGTGGTTTTCCTTGAAATATAAAGGAAAAGAAATTTATCGTAAGCTATTGTAA
- a CDS encoding CHASE2 domain-containing protein, producing MTKIKLFNKDALFATIFVFAFMGLLQVSNIQVEIFNVFEQVFENFELTDIYYSKLRDNKKESFEKDIVLVNIGNLDRKGIAKQIMRLADAQPKVMGIDATFVGPRPKDPVGDFMLAQALNRVGKTFVMASAPADWNKDKAMFDTLNLPYAPFVANTDHGHVFTGVLTDEIFTTWRDIPVYVDFENGDREYALSVKIAEKFDAEKTKKFLDRKNEKETIYFKGNLDKYIKLDLSDFKDESRDFAFVKDKIVLLGYMGNEYTDGFWDADKFFTPLNKNVVGRGYPDMYGVVVHANVISMILDESYIDVMPDWLSYFLAFLMCYLNAVIFMWIVENRSLSVWYNAITKSIQLIEAIVILSLTMLLFGTFNYHANFTLLFLVVILSGDLIEIFSEILLRVFYGVKKKWKKKI from the coding sequence ATGACTAAGATAAAACTCTTCAATAAGGACGCTCTATTTGCAACTATATTTGTTTTTGCTTTTATGGGATTACTTCAGGTCTCAAATATTCAAGTAGAAATATTTAATGTTTTTGAACAAGTATTTGAAAACTTTGAACTAACAGATATTTACTATTCAAAGCTTCGTGATAATAAAAAAGAATCATTTGAAAAAGATATAGTTTTAGTAAATATTGGAAATTTAGATAGGAAAGGGATTGCTAAGCAAATAATGAGGTTAGCGGATGCTCAACCAAAGGTAATGGGAATAGACGCTACTTTTGTAGGACCAAGACCGAAGGACCCTGTTGGTGACTTTATGTTAGCACAAGCTTTAAATAGAGTTGGTAAAACATTTGTAATGGCTAGTGCTCCTGCTGACTGGAATAAAGATAAAGCAATGTTTGATACTCTAAATCTACCTTATGCCCCCTTTGTTGCAAATACAGATCATGGTCATGTATTTACAGGGGTTTTAACGGATGAGATTTTTACAACATGGAGAGATATTCCAGTATATGTTGATTTTGAAAATGGAGATAGAGAATACGCACTCTCAGTAAAAATTGCAGAGAAATTTGATGCTGAAAAAACAAAGAAATTTCTAGATCGAAAAAACGAAAAAGAAACAATTTATTTTAAAGGTAATCTTGATAAATATATAAAACTAGACCTTTCTGATTTTAAAGATGAATCTAGAGACTTCGCTTTTGTAAAAGATAAAATTGTATTATTAGGTTACATGGGTAACGAATATACAGATGGTTTTTGGGATGCCGATAAGTTCTTTACTCCATTAAATAAGAATGTTGTAGGACGTGGTTATCCTGATATGTATGGCGTAGTAGTTCATGCAAATGTAATATCTATGATATTAGATGAGAGTTACATTGATGTAATGCCAGATTGGTTAAGTTACTTTTTAGCATTTTTAATGTGTTACTTAAATGCTGTAATATTTATGTGGATTGTAGAGAATAGAAGTTTGTCTGTTTGGTATAACGCAATCACAAAATCTATACAATTAATTGAAGCTATTGTAATTCTTTCACTAACAATGTTATTATTTGGTACATTTAATTATCATGCAAATTTTACTCTTTTATTTCTAGTAGTGATACTTTCGGGTGATTTAATTGAAATATTTTCAGAAATCTTACTAAGAGTTTTCTATGGAGTGAAAAAGAAGTGGAAGAAGAAAATATAA
- a CDS encoding TVP38/TMEM64 family protein, protein MKFKDLKNIISQNSSSFSVGGGLSILPIITSSSIATIGFAYENTIQNFPLEYWIVFFICSSFTMAFALTPTTFMALFTGYFLGWNALIGMIPAYIIAAYLCYFVVKWIDQGKFSKSIEKYPIATVIIKTVHKSPLKIVAFTKLSPILPFALSNLLLAWAKTPIKEFLLGSLIGMLPRTIISIWVGKSIVDIQDLSNPNTNTYTQLIVGGLIVLSIVGLTQIFTKSINKEMEELKKSHQDD, encoded by the coding sequence ATGAAATTTAAAGACCTGAAAAATATTATAAGCCAAAATTCATCTTCTTTTTCTGTTGGAGGGGGTCTTAGTATTTTACCTATTATTACTAGTTCTAGTATTGCAACAATAGGCTTTGCTTATGAAAATACCATTCAAAATTTTCCATTAGAGTATTGGATTGTATTCTTTATTTGCTCAAGTTTCACAATGGCATTTGCTTTAACTCCTACTACTTTTATGGCTTTATTTACAGGTTATTTTTTAGGATGGAATGCTCTTATAGGTATGATCCCTGCCTATATAATTGCAGCATATCTATGTTATTTTGTTGTAAAATGGATTGATCAAGGAAAGTTTAGTAAATCAATAGAGAAGTATCCTATCGCTACTGTAATTATTAAAACTGTTCATAAATCACCGTTAAAAATTGTAGCTTTCACGAAATTATCCCCTATTCTGCCTTTTGCTCTTAGTAATCTATTACTTGCATGGGCTAAAACTCCTATCAAAGAATTTCTACTTGGAAGCTTAATTGGAATGTTGCCTAGAACGATAATATCAATTTGGGTAGGAAAATCTATTGTTGATATTCAAGATTTATCTAACCCCAATACAAACACATATACACAACTTATAGTTGGAGGGTTAATTGTACTTTCTATTGTAGGTTTAACTCAAATATTTACGAAAAGTATAAATAAGGAAATGGAAGAATTAAAAAAAAGCCACCAAGATGATTAA
- the rpmB gene encoding 50S ribosomal protein L28, with product MSRICDITGKRTRVGNNVSHANNKTKRKFYPNLHTKRFYIPEEDRWITLKVSSSAIRTINKNGISAVLKKARKEGKTF from the coding sequence ATGTCTAGAATCTGCGATATTACAGGTAAAAGAACGAGAGTTGGTAATAATGTTTCACACGCAAACAATAAGACCAAACGTAAGTTCTACCCTAACTTGCACACAAAGCGTTTCTACATTCCTGAAGAGGATCGTTGGATAACGTTAAAAGTTTCTTCAAGCGCAATAAGAACTATCAACAAGAATGGCATTTCTGCTGTCTTGAAGAAAGCGCGTAAAGAAGGTAAAACTTTCTAA
- the rpmG gene encoding 50S ribosomal protein L33, producing MAKKGNRVQVILECTEHKATGMSGTSRYITTKNRKNTPDRLERRKFNPVLKKYTIHREIK from the coding sequence ATGGCTAAGAAAGGCAACAGAGTACAAGTGATTCTTGAATGTACAGAGCATAAAGCAACTGGCATGTCAGGTACTTCAAGATATATCACAACAAAAAACCGTAAGAACACACCAGATCGTCTAGAAAGACGTAAGTTCAACCCGGTATTAAAGAAATACACAATTCACCGTGAAATTAAGTAA
- a CDS encoding DUF4295 domain-containing protein — MAKKVVATLKKEGGVKYAKVVKAVRSPKTGAYTFKEEIIIEDQVKDYLAK, encoded by the coding sequence ATGGCTAAGAAAGTAGTAGCAACACTTAAGAAAGAAGGTGGCGTAAAATACGCTAAAGTGGTGAAAGCCGTGAGATCTCCTAAAACGGGTGCATACACGTTCAAAGAAGAGATTATCATTGAAGATCAAGTTAAAGATTACTTAGCTAAGTAA
- the ftsY gene encoding signal recognition particle-docking protein FtsY produces the protein MGFFKKIFGKTEITEKEKENLDKGLEKSRGTIFDKISKAVAGKSKVDDEVLDNLEEILVTSDVGVETTLKIIDRIEARVAKDKYVSATELNKILHEEIASLLDENKSEDVEGYTIPEGIEGPYVILVVGVNGVGKTTTIGKLSAKFKSKGYKVVLGAADTFRAAAVDQLKLWGERTGVDVVSKGMNTDPSAVAFDAVKRGVETNADIVIVDTAGRLHNKVNLMNELSKIKRVMQKVTADVPHEVILVLDGSTGQNAVNQAREFTKATEVTGLAITKLDGTAKGGVVIGISDEFKIPVKYIGVGEGVEHLQAFRKMEFVESLFGGRDATKS, from the coding sequence ATGGGCTTCTTTAAGAAAATTTTTGGAAAAACTGAGATCACTGAAAAGGAAAAAGAAAACCTTGATAAGGGTCTTGAAAAATCACGTGGAACAATCTTCGATAAGATTAGTAAAGCGGTTGCAGGTAAATCTAAAGTTGATGACGAGGTATTAGATAATCTAGAAGAGATTCTAGTAACTTCTGATGTAGGAGTTGAAACTACATTAAAAATAATTGATAGAATTGAAGCTCGTGTTGCAAAAGATAAATATGTTAGCGCAACAGAACTGAATAAAATTCTTCATGAAGAAATTGCAAGTCTTTTAGATGAAAATAAAAGTGAGGATGTAGAAGGTTATACTATTCCAGAAGGTATAGAAGGGCCATATGTTATCCTTGTTGTAGGAGTTAATGGTGTTGGTAAAACAACAACTATTGGTAAACTTTCTGCTAAATTTAAATCTAAAGGATATAAAGTTGTACTTGGCGCAGCAGATACTTTCAGAGCAGCTGCTGTAGACCAATTAAAACTTTGGGGTGAAAGAACAGGTGTTGATGTTGTATCAAAAGGTATGAATACAGATCCATCTGCAGTAGCTTTTGATGCTGTTAAAAGAGGGGTAGAAACTAATGCAGATATTGTAATAGTAGATACTGCGGGAAGACTTCATAATAAGGTAAATCTTATGAATGAGTTATCTAAAATTAAGCGAGTAATGCAAAAGGTTACAGCAGATGTGCCTCACGAAGTTATATTAGTTTTAGATGGGTCTACTGGACAAAATGCAGTAAACCAAGCAAGAGAATTTACTAAAGCTACCGAAGTTACAGGGTTAGCAATAACAAAACTTGATGGTACTGCTAAAGGTGGTGTAGTGATAGGTATTTCTGATGAATTTAAAATACCAGTAAAATATATAGGAGTAGGCGAGGGTGTTGAACATCTACAAGCTTTCCGAAAAATGGAATTTGTTGAATCATTATTTGGTGGTCGAGACGCTACTAAATCCTAA
- the proC gene encoding pyrroline-5-carboxylate reductase — protein MKPSKITIIGGGNLGQAIAEGLIVSNYIDATNLTVTRRNISLLKKLSDKGVNVSNNNKEAVKNADLIILAIKPFQIKSIMEELQPELLPNQIVTSVVTGITLDDMSGVLGNNQPVFRSMPNTAIAIRESMTCIATVNGTQIQKDMLVNLFSQLGEAIIIDESLMSAATVLGACGIAYAMRFIRAASQGGIEIGFGAQVSQLIAAQTVKGAASLLMETGNHPEHEIDKVTTPKGCTIAGLNEMEHQGFSSSLIKGVKTSFKAIDVIADDFDKK, from the coding sequence ATGAAACCAAGCAAGATTACTATTATCGGTGGTGGTAATTTAGGGCAAGCGATTGCTGAAGGATTAATAGTAAGTAATTACATTGATGCTACTAATTTAACTGTGACAAGAAGAAATATATCTCTTCTAAAGAAATTATCTGATAAAGGTGTAAATGTGTCTAATAATAATAAAGAAGCAGTAAAAAATGCCGATCTTATTATTCTTGCAATTAAGCCTTTCCAAATAAAATCTATTATGGAAGAGTTACAACCAGAATTGTTACCAAATCAGATTGTTACTTCTGTAGTCACTGGAATAACTTTGGATGATATGAGTGGTGTTTTAGGTAATAATCAACCTGTATTTAGATCAATGCCTAATACTGCAATTGCTATTCGTGAATCTATGACTTGCATAGCAACTGTTAATGGAACGCAAATACAAAAAGATATGTTAGTAAATTTGTTTTCTCAATTAGGAGAAGCAATTATTATTGACGAAAGTTTAATGTCTGCCGCAACTGTTTTAGGTGCTTGTGGAATTGCATATGCAATGCGTTTTATTAGAGCAGCATCCCAAGGAGGAATTGAAATTGGTTTTGGAGCTCAAGTTTCTCAATTAATTGCAGCGCAAACTGTAAAAGGAGCAGCTTCTTTATTAATGGAAACAGGAAATCATCCTGAGCATGAAATTGATAAAGTGACAACACCTAAAGGGTGCACTATAGCAGGATTAAATGAAATGGAACATCAAGGGTTTAGCTCTTCTTTAATAAAAGGAGTAAAAACATCTTTCAAAGCGATAGATGTTATTGCTGATGATTTTGATAAAAAATAG
- the pfkA gene encoding 6-phosphofructokinase → MKKIAVFTSGGDAPGMNACVRAVVRTALYHGIEVVGIRRGYRGMIDGDFVPMTSYSVSNIIGQGGTILKSARCDEFRDIKWRKVAYDNCVKEGIEGLVAIGGNGTFTGAELLMENFGIPTIGCPGTIDNDLYGTDYTIGFDTAVNTALDAIDKIRDTASSHDRVFFVEVMGRDAGFIAMQCGIGGGAEKILVPENPDSIDDVIATLKSGGENEKPSHIVVVAEGEEIGNAHFIAQKAKEALPNLDIRVSNLGHIQRGGSPSAIDRIIASRMGIAAVEGLLEGKNNVMSGIIDDKIVYTSFNDAINKKKALDVDLIKMVKILNS, encoded by the coding sequence GTGAAAAAAATAGCCGTTTTTACATCAGGTGGAGATGCTCCAGGAATGAATGCATGTGTTAGAGCAGTAGTTAGAACTGCTTTGTATCATGGTATTGAGGTTGTAGGTATTAGAAGAGGTTATAGAGGTATGATCGATGGAGACTTTGTACCAATGACTTCTTACTCTGTAAGTAATATTATTGGTCAAGGAGGTACAATTCTTAAATCTGCTAGATGTGATGAGTTTAGAGATATTAAGTGGAGAAAAGTAGCTTATGATAATTGTGTAAAAGAAGGTATTGAAGGTCTAGTAGCTATTGGTGGTAATGGTACATTTACTGGTGCTGAATTATTAATGGAAAACTTTGGAATCCCAACAATTGGGTGTCCTGGTACTATTGATAATGATCTTTATGGAACAGATTATACAATTGGTTTTGATACTGCAGTAAATACTGCATTAGATGCAATTGATAAAATTAGAGATACAGCATCATCACACGATAGAGTGTTTTTTGTTGAAGTAATGGGACGTGATGCTGGTTTTATTGCAATGCAATGCGGTATTGGTGGTGGAGCTGAGAAGATTCTTGTTCCAGAAAATCCAGATTCTATTGATGATGTTATTGCAACATTAAAAAGTGGAGGAGAGAATGAAAAGCCTTCTCATATTGTTGTTGTAGCAGAAGGAGAAGAAATAGGGAATGCTCATTTTATTGCACAAAAAGCAAAAGAGGCATTGCCAAATTTAGACATTAGAGTATCTAATTTAGGTCATATACAGAGAGGTGGTTCACCAAGTGCAATTGATAGAATTATTGCAAGTAGAATGGGTATTGCTGCTGTAGAAGGATTGTTAGAAGGTAAGAATAATGTGATGTCAGGTATCATTGATGATAAAATTGTTTATACTTCATTTAATGATGCTATTAATAAGAAAAAGGCATTAGACGTAGATTTAATTAAGATGGTTAAGATCTTAAATAGCTAA
- a CDS encoding SulP family inorganic anion transporter — protein sequence MKQNIQLSLKGTDFKTEILSGLTVAIALVPEAIAFSFIAGVSPLVGLYAAFVMGLITAVLGGRPGMISGATGAIAVVVMPLIATQGVDYLFPAIILGGVFQILVGALKLGKFIRLVPHPVMLGFVNGLAIVIFKAQFSQFHTKAGEWMSGSPLYIMLGLVVLAMLVIQYLPKLTKIVPSPLMAIAVVSGIVIGFGVETPTVGDMASISGGLPSIIIPNVPFDMETLLIILPFSLKVAGVGLIESLLTLTLIDEITETRGSGNRESVAQGLGNIISGFTGGMGGCAMIGQSMINIQSGARQRWSGIIAAVALLSFVIVLSSIIEQIPIAALVGVMFMVAIGTFEWSSLRVLNKVPKFDVIVLLTVSIVTVIEDLAVAVVIGIIMSALSFAWDNAVRIRARKKTDEFGRKHYEIYGPLFFGSATNFFEKFDFKSDPEKVIIDFSESRVADLSGIEAINKISDKYEEYGKEVTFIHLSQDCVELLAKAKSHVEIDHDHDPHYAVVYDA from the coding sequence ATGAAACAAAATATTCAATTAAGTTTAAAGGGTACAGATTTCAAAACAGAAATCTTATCTGGATTAACTGTAGCTATTGCCTTAGTTCCCGAAGCTATTGCTTTTTCATTTATTGCAGGTGTATCTCCTTTAGTAGGGTTATATGCAGCATTTGTAATGGGATTGATAACAGCAGTTTTAGGGGGTAGACCTGGTATGATTTCAGGTGCTACAGGTGCAATTGCTGTTGTAGTAATGCCTTTAATTGCAACTCAAGGAGTTGATTACTTATTCCCTGCTATTATACTTGGAGGTGTCTTTCAGATATTAGTAGGAGCATTAAAACTAGGTAAATTTATTCGTTTAGTGCCTCATCCAGTAATGTTAGGCTTTGTAAACGGATTAGCAATCGTGATTTTTAAAGCTCAGTTTAGCCAATTTCATACAAAAGCAGGTGAGTGGATGTCTGGTTCACCATTGTATATTATGTTAGGGTTGGTTGTTTTAGCAATGCTTGTTATTCAATACCTACCAAAATTAACTAAAATTGTACCTTCTCCATTAATGGCAATTGCTGTAGTAAGTGGTATTGTTATTGGTTTTGGTGTAGAAACTCCAACGGTAGGAGACATGGCTTCTATTTCAGGAGGCTTACCATCTATTATAATTCCAAATGTTCCTTTTGATATGGAAACATTATTAATCATTTTACCTTTTTCTTTAAAAGTAGCTGGTGTTGGTTTAATAGAAAGTCTTTTGACATTGACACTAATAGATGAAATTACAGAAACTAGAGGTAGTGGTAATCGTGAAAGTGTTGCTCAAGGTTTAGGTAATATTATTTCCGGATTTACAGGAGGCATGGGTGGCTGTGCAATGATTGGTCAATCTATGATCAACATCCAATCAGGAGCTCGACAAAGATGGTCAGGTATTATTGCTGCAGTAGCATTATTATCTTTTGTAATTGTGTTATCATCAATCATTGAGCAAATTCCAATTGCAGCTTTAGTAGGTGTAATGTTCATGGTAGCGATTGGTACATTTGAATGGTCTAGCCTAAGAGTATTAAATAAAGTACCAAAATTTGATGTTATCGTATTATTAACAGTATCTATTGTAACAGTAATAGAAGATCTTGCAGTAGCAGTTGTTATTGGTATTATTATGTCAGCTTTATCATTCGCTTGGGATAATGCGGTTCGTATTCGAGCAAGAAAGAAAACAGATGAATTTGGACGTAAACATTACGAAATATACGGTCCATTATTCTTTGGTTCTGCAACTAACTTTTTTGAAAAATTTGATTTTAAAAGCGATCCAGAAAAGGTTATTATTGACTTCTCTGAAAGTAGAGTAGCTGATCTGTCAGGTATAGAAGCAATCAATAAGATATCTGATAAATATGAAGAGTATGGAAAAGAAGTTACATTCATTCATTTAAGTCAGGATTGTGTAGAGCTATTAGCAAAAGCAAAATCGCATGTAGAGATAGATCATGATCATGATCCTCATTATGCTGTTGTGTATGATGCATAG